A stretch of DNA from Nonlabens ponticola:
AAACCAAGTATGCAAGCCTGTTTGGAGAAATGAAAGATGTTGAAGTAGATGCTTCAGAAGTTCACAATGGTTATTTTTCTATTGATAAGAAAAGTAAAGCGAGTAACAAAAAAGAGAAGTTTGAATACTTCAAGGATACCACTGGTAAAGTGAATGCAGATGAGTATACCTATAATCTTATTATGCGTGATAAGGAAAAGTTACTGAGTTTTGATTCTAAGTTGCGTTTTATCTTTTCGCACTCAGCATTAAAAGAAGGATGGGATAATCCTAATGTGTTCCAGATATGTACGTTGAAGGATGCTGGTAATTCAGACATTAGAAGAAGACAGGAAATTGGTCGAGGTTTACGATTATGCGTAAACCAAGATGGAGAACGTGTATATGGCTTTGAAACCAATACATTAACCGTAATGGCTACAGAATCTTATGTGGATTTTGTAGATAACCTTCAGAAGGAAATTGAAGCCGATACAGGAATTAAATTCGGAATTCTGGAATCACACAGTTTTAATAATGTCGTTATGAGTATCGATGGTGATGAGGTAGAATATTTAGGTCAAGAAAAATCAGAACAACTTTATGACTTCCTCATCCTAAAAGGATACATCGATATGAGAGGTAAAGTACAAGATTTACTGCGTATTGCTATAAAAGATGATGCAGTAGAACTTCCTGAAGAATTTACTGAAAGTGAACACGTAGAAAATCAAATCTTAAGTAATTTAAAAGCAGCAGCTGGAAAACTTCAGATTAAGAATCAGGACGATAAGAAGAAAGTACGAGTAAACAAACGAGTACTTAACAGTCCAGAATTCAAAGAACTTTGGGAGCGAGTAAAGTATAAGACTACATTCTCAGTAGATTTTGATTCAGATAGCTTAGTGAAGGAGTGTATTAGAGCTCTAGACGATAGATTAAAGATTACTAGAGGGAAGCTTCATTATACTAAAGTTAAGGTCGCTATGAGTATCGGAGGACTTCAAGTCAATGAAGACCCAACTACTTATTTTGAGAATGTTAAAGACGAAGTTGAGGTATTGCCAGATATTGTAGGATACCTTCAAAATGAAACTCAATTAACACGCAAGTCTATTGTTAAGATACTCACAGAAACCAATAAGTTGGGCTACTTTAAAATAAATCCGCAAAAGTTTATTGAAGGTTGCATTGATATCATTAATGAGCAAATGCGTTTACATATTGTAGATGGTATTCAATACAAAAAGATAGGAGATTCTGAATATTACAGTCAGGAACTTTTTGAAAACGAAGAGCTTTTCGGTTACTTAAAAAGCAACCTCAGCGAAAGCGAAAAATCACCTTATGATTACGTAGTCTATGATTCAACCGTAGAGTCAAAACTAGCCAATGATTTTGAGAATAGTGATAATATTCCGGTATACGCAAAACTCCCAAACTGGTTTAAAATTGACACACCATTAGGAACCTACAATCCAGATTGGGCTATCCTCTGGAAAGATGGCGATGATGAGAAGCTATACTTTGTGGTAGAATCCAAAGGAACAACCCTATTCGGTGATTTAAGACCTAAAGAACAAGGTAAAATAGATTGTGGTAAAAAGCATTTCAAAGCTTTAGATACAGAAATGATTGTAGCTGCAAGTATGGAGGATGTAACTAATCAGGCTTTGATGGCGTAATTTGAAACTATGGAAAAACCAGTAAAAGAAATTAAGGAGAATTATGCTAAGTATGAGGAGTTATTAGTGAACACTAAGAACACCTCAACAAAAGTTATAGTTCTTGATGAAATTAAAGGAAATCACAAAAATACCAGAGTTAAAAAAGTGGATGTGGAGCACACTTCCATTCCTGAAACATTGGAATTGATTGTGGAATCTAAGATTGAAAATAAAAAAGATTTTAAATTCAAACTTAGAGCACCTGAATATACTGGCATACCATTTTTTAGATTCGATTCTGATGGTGTAGCACATTACAATCGAATGCCAGATGTAGAATTACCAAAACAAAAAGTTGATACACCTCATTTTCATAAGTATGATGATGGAGGTAGAAACATAGCATACAAAACCGAATCATTAAAAAAAGAGACTGAAAAAGAAGCTTTATTGAATGATATTAGTTTGTGTATGGCTCATTATTGTGATGAGTCTCAGACTTTTTACAATACTGATAAATATGTCGAAATCGTCCAGACTCCACCTACTGAAATGGATTTCGATAGTAATAATGATAACCCAACCGAAGGCGTAGAATATGACTAATCTAGAAAAAATAGTAATGAATGTTCGTCAATGCTTTGACCAATTATGGTCTTTCAAGCTTAGGGGAACAGACACCATAGAAATAAGTACACCATACTCAACTACCACAAGCAAGTTCGTTTCCATATATGTTACTGAAAGAGGTGGTAAGTTTATAGTTTCAGATGGAGGGCTTCTTAACAGTGAAGCGTACGAATCTGAAATTGACTATGAGAACCAATGTCTTCTAAAAATATTATATCATTTTGAGGCGTTTTATGAAGTAAAAAGAACTCAGGATAAAAAAGGCGTAAAGCATTATTACATGACTACTCAGAAAGAAAACCTCATTCCGAATATGGTTTATGAAATGGCTCAGTTTGTTTCTATGTGCGCCTCAGCTGCAACAGTTCAATTTGAAGACCCAAAAGAAATAGAAGAAAGGAATAGTTTTAGGACTAAAGCAACTTCTTATATCAGTAGTAACTTCAAGAAGTATGAGCCTAAATTCAGAGCACCTTTAGATAAGGAGGAATTTCGTTCAGTAAGATTTAGTGTATTAATGGAGAGACGAAATAGATTAAACCTTATTAGCTATGTAACAGGTTCTACCGCTGCTAATTTCAGAAATAGCATTGCGAGAGCCAATATGAATTTTGAGATAGCCAGCGCATCTAAATACAATGACTACATTGATAATAAAATAGTACTCGTAAATAATACCGCAGATGGTTTTGTGCTCAAACAGATAGGGAAGCAACTTAACATTTTGGAAGAACATACAGGTCAGGAAGCTGTTCAATGGTCTGAACGTGAGAAGTTATTAGCAGTTTTAAATTAGATTTTATGACACTTAAATCCATTGAAATACGAAATGTAAAAGGAATTGAACACAAGAAATT
This window harbors:
- a CDS encoding type III restriction-modification system endonuclease; this encodes MKAITGIFQGQEICEANFTVYSPEFLAKQQNIAFNEIGYGNRLTLTEGNLVENVQNLQLANGLKPSERSEIDRNHLDFTIEMETGTGKTYVYLRSIMELYTKYGFSKHIIVVPSIPIKEGVYKSLQITEDHFKQLYDNLNYNFFIYDSSKLNEVRDFSTNDGLSIMVINIDAFRKSFENPEDAKKKANIIHRYNDKLGYKPLDLIKNTNPVVFIDEPQSTMSTPLAKKAVQGLNPLAILRYSATHKEKVNLMYKLDAVDAYDKKLVKQIEVGSIQTEGMNNQAYIRLLEVRSRRNTIEARVEVDVMQGGSIQRVKKWVKQNQDLEELTGRIEYEGYIIKDIYVADEYIDFTSRDGELKVGEAIGSVDDKQIKTALISKTIEAHLDKELVLNPQGIKVLSLFFIDSVGKYRVYDEEGNASLGEYAEIFEKEYQKLIKKTKYASLFGEMKDVEVDASEVHNGYFSIDKKSKASNKKEKFEYFKDTTGKVNADEYTYNLIMRDKEKLLSFDSKLRFIFSHSALKEGWDNPNVFQICTLKDAGNSDIRRRQEIGRGLRLCVNQDGERVYGFETNTLTVMATESYVDFVDNLQKEIEADTGIKFGILESHSFNNVVMSIDGDEVEYLGQEKSEQLYDFLILKGYIDMRGKVQDLLRIAIKDDAVELPEEFTESEHVENQILSNLKAAAGKLQIKNQDDKKKVRVNKRVLNSPEFKELWERVKYKTTFSVDFDSDSLVKECIRALDDRLKITRGKLHYTKVKVAMSIGGLQVNEDPTTYFENVKDEVEVLPDIVGYLQNETQLTRKSIVKILTETNKLGYFKINPQKFIEGCIDIINEQMRLHIVDGIQYKKIGDSEYYSQELFENEELFGYLKSNLSESEKSPYDYVVYDSTVESKLANDFENSDNIPVYAKLPNWFKIDTPLGTYNPDWAILWKDGDDEKLYFVVESKGTTLFGDLRPKEQGKIDCGKKHFKALDTEMIVAASMEDVTNQALMA